A genome region from Methanobacterium bryantii includes the following:
- a CDS encoding GNAT family N-acetyltransferase — translation MEFQIEKMKYEDWEQVSKIYDEGIKTGNATFETDVPSWESWISKHLLCCNIVARRGNKILGWAAVSPTSSREVYSGVTEVSIYVSKECKRTGVGLALLKELIELSENNGIWTLQAGIFPENKASINLHKKCGFKIVGIREKIGKMDDIWRDVVLMERRSKKVV, via the coding sequence ATGGAATTTCAAATCGAAAAAATGAAATATGAAGACTGGGAACAGGTTTCAAAAATATATGATGAAGGTATTAAAACTGGAAATGCTACCTTTGAAACAGATGTACCTTCATGGGAATCCTGGATTTCAAAGCATTTGCTATGCTGTAATATCGTCGCGCGCAGGGGAAATAAAATTTTAGGTTGGGCAGCGGTATCGCCAACCTCAAGTAGAGAAGTTTATTCTGGAGTAACTGAAGTCAGCATCTATGTAAGTAAAGAATGTAAAAGAACTGGTGTAGGTTTAGCTCTTCTTAAAGAATTAATAGAATTATCTGAGAATAACGGTATTTGGACTTTACAAGCGGGAATATTTCCAGAAAACAAGGCAAGTATAAATCTGCATAAGAAGTGTGGATTTAAAATTGTAGGCATCCGTGAAAAGATAGGAAAAATGGATGATATCTGGCGTGATGTTGTTTTGATGGAGAGGCGCAGTAAGAAAGTAGTATGA
- a CDS encoding M28 family metallopeptidase, translating into MKNKNIFLIAGIALCAVVIAGAFMFNSSSTLDQFQPTVTDPLTKAKEFNSQNALVFSKTICSLGPRYGGNEAELKAAENMETEFKNNGINAYKEKVDLGNGKYTYNVIGEIKGSESPEKYIIVGSHIDSPGFCEGATDDAAAMGIQTEMARVFSTGYKPKQTVLIVGFGGEEMWFKGSDAFVKTHPEIVKNCEAMIDLNCVGAGQQVSLIGHSNQPKPVNGDPKLINIMKQNAKQLGYSAVTGTTTYPSDTYPFYYNIDKVPVLQVMSQPFEVAPWSSANTFDKLNSKDMNKIGQTVTMTVLNLTV; encoded by the coding sequence ATGAAAAATAAAAACATATTTTTGATTGCAGGAATAGCGTTATGTGCAGTGGTAATTGCAGGTGCATTCATGTTCAATTCATCCAGTACCCTTGATCAATTTCAACCAACTGTAACCGATCCACTGACCAAAGCCAAAGAATTCAACTCACAAAATGCACTGGTTTTCTCTAAAACAATCTGCAGTTTAGGCCCTCGATACGGCGGTAACGAGGCCGAGTTAAAAGCTGCAGAAAACATGGAAACTGAATTTAAAAACAATGGAATCAATGCATATAAAGAGAAAGTAGATCTAGGCAACGGTAAATACACATACAACGTTATTGGAGAAATTAAAGGCTCAGAAAGCCCTGAGAAATACATCATTGTAGGTTCACATATAGACTCTCCAGGATTCTGTGAAGGGGCCACAGATGATGCAGCAGCCATGGGAATACAAACTGAAATGGCAAGAGTATTTTCCACAGGTTACAAGCCCAAACAAACCGTTCTAATTGTTGGGTTTGGAGGGGAAGAAATGTGGTTTAAGGGATCTGATGCTTTCGTAAAAACTCATCCCGAGATTGTTAAAAACTGTGAAGCAATGATTGACCTTAACTGTGTTGGTGCCGGCCAACAGGTATCTTTAATTGGACACAGTAACCAGCCCAAGCCTGTTAATGGAGACCCTAAACTCATAAACATTATGAAACAAAACGCTAAACAATTAGGATACTCTGCTGTTACTGGAACTACAACATACCCCAGCGATACTTATCCCTTTTATTATAACATTGATAAGGTACCTGTTTTACAGGTAATGAGCCAACCCTTTGAAGTTGCCCCGTGGAGCAGTGCCAATACCTTTGACAAACTCAATTCAAAAGATATGAATAAAATAGGTCAAACCGTGACTATGACTGTACTAAATTTAACAGTGTAA
- a CDS encoding proteasome assembly chaperone family protein, with protein sequence MVDMVETEYECCKIISKNVEDAIVLEGSPELGLIGNILGWLLVEELKMEEIGYIDSKYFPPLAVLYKGKAIHPFRIYATEGIVLFLSDFIIPQNVAFDMTNGIVDWMERNNSKEIITFNSIVVREKSQGAAGAANSDESLERLGKLDLPILPFGNISGLSGTLLTRSMMKGIPGSCLFAEITSPYPDPRAAADVTNILNKMLGTNINAEPLIKEAEEIENRLKELAQTVQGQGETESPAYM encoded by the coding sequence ATGGTTGATATGGTTGAGACTGAATATGAATGTTGTAAAATAATTTCTAAAAATGTTGAAGATGCAATAGTCTTAGAAGGATCACCTGAATTAGGCCTTATAGGAAATATATTAGGATGGCTTTTAGTTGAAGAGCTTAAAATGGAGGAAATAGGATATATTGACTCCAAATATTTCCCTCCTCTTGCAGTACTGTATAAAGGTAAAGCAATCCATCCATTTAGGATATACGCTACAGAAGGAATTGTTTTATTCCTTTCAGATTTCATCATCCCTCAAAATGTCGCTTTCGACATGACAAACGGCATAGTCGACTGGATGGAACGAAATAATAGTAAGGAAATAATTACATTTAACAGCATAGTTGTAAGGGAAAAAAGCCAGGGAGCTGCAGGTGCTGCAAACTCAGATGAATCCCTGGAACGCCTTGGAAAATTAGACCTGCCTATTTTACCATTCGGAAATATAAGCGGTCTATCAGGTACTTTACTTACGAGGAGCATGATGAAAGGCATACCGGGATCCTGTTTATTTGCAGAAATAACAAGCCCATATCCAGACCCAAGGGCTGCTGCAGATGTTACAAACATTTTAAACAAAATGTTAGGCACGAATATCAATGCAGAGCCCCTTATAAAAGAAGCGGAAGAAATAGAAAATAGACTTAAAGAGCTAGCTCAAACTGTACAAGGGCAAGGCGAAACAGAATCACCAGCGTACATGTAA
- a CDS encoding PepSY domain-containing protein — translation MVNTKILLSVVIVLLIGVAAATYQVTTTTTGLWQPSTSQDNQQSSDQGTTTSSDGSQTQTQTQSGTTSTGTQTSSSNGGSSVKISASEAKSIVQNNYIEQDGATAGTPKLTTMDGEKVYIVPIMYNGKQAGEIWINAKTGKNVGGAGGAP, via the coding sequence ATGGTTAACACAAAGATTCTTTTATCCGTTGTTATTGTATTACTCATAGGTGTCGCAGCGGCTACTTATCAGGTTACTACAACTACTACAGGCTTATGGCAGCCTTCTACTTCACAGGACAACCAGCAATCTTCAGATCAGGGCACAACTACCTCGTCTGATGGAAGTCAAACCCAAACTCAAACCCAGAGTGGTACAACTTCTACAGGAACCCAAACTTCAAGTTCAAATGGAGGTAGTAGTGTGAAAATATCAGCAAGCGAAGCTAAATCAATTGTTCAAAATAATTATATAGAACAGGATGGAGCAACCGCAGGTACTCCTAAGCTTACAACAATGGACGGTGAAAAAGTCTATATTGTTCCAATCATGTACAACGGTAAACAAGCCGGAGAAATCTGGATAAACGCTAAAACAGGTAAAAACGTTGGAGGTGCAGGAGGTGCACCGTAG
- the frhA gene encoding coenzyme F420 hydrogenase subunit alpha, which translates to MSEKIVISPTSRQEGHAELVMEVDDEGIVTKGRYLSITPVRGLEKIVTGKAPETAPVIVQRICGVCPIPHTLASVEAMDDSLGIEPPKAGRQLRELTLAAHHINSHAIHQFLVAPDFVPADLLTTAINMVSEIRKTSQNVVDVVAGEGIHPADIRIGGMARNISELARKRLYARTKALEPKLNEFVDLFIGLVEDKDLPKGLGVHDQKTMATDVLYGDRTKFDLDRFTEIMPERWYDDPEIGKKACSTIPLYDGRNIEVGPRARMVEYSGFTGKGTVAQHVARALEMKSALSKAIAILDELDTSAPANVGNFDVRGTGKLGIGAIEGPRGMDVHMAQVGENGKTEFYSALVPTTWNIPTMGPATEGFHHEFGPHVIRGYDPCLSCATHMIVIDDEDKSVLKDEMVRL; encoded by the coding sequence TTGAGCGAAAAGATTGTTATATCGCCAACATCACGACAGGAAGGACATGCCGAACTGGTCATGGAAGTCGACGATGAAGGAATAGTAACTAAGGGGCGATACTTAAGTATTACTCCAGTCAGAGGACTAGAAAAGATAGTAACAGGCAAAGCTCCAGAAACCGCACCAGTAATCGTGCAGAGGATCTGTGGTGTCTGCCCTATACCTCATACTTTAGCATCAGTGGAAGCTATGGATGATTCATTAGGTATAGAACCACCAAAAGCAGGTAGGCAGTTAAGAGAGTTAACTTTAGCAGCTCACCATATAAACAGTCACGCTATACACCAGTTCCTCGTTGCACCTGATTTTGTGCCAGCAGATTTACTCACAACAGCGATAAACATGGTCTCCGAAATCCGAAAGACTTCTCAGAACGTGGTTGACGTAGTAGCGGGTGAAGGTATACATCCTGCTGATATTAGAATAGGCGGAATGGCTCGAAACATAAGTGAATTAGCTAGGAAAAGGTTATATGCCCGAACAAAAGCATTAGAACCTAAACTTAACGAATTTGTTGATCTATTCATAGGTTTAGTTGAAGATAAAGACTTACCAAAAGGTTTAGGTGTACACGACCAGAAAACTATGGCTACAGATGTGCTTTACGGTGACAGAACCAAATTTGACCTAGACAGGTTCACTGAAATAATGCCAGAAAGATGGTATGACGACCCAGAAATCGGTAAAAAAGCCTGTTCCACAATTCCATTATATGATGGTAGGAATATAGAAGTAGGTCCAAGAGCCAGAATGGTTGAATACAGTGGATTTACTGGAAAAGGTACAGTTGCCCAACACGTAGCAAGAGCTTTAGAAATGAAATCTGCTCTTTCAAAAGCAATAGCCATACTTGATGAACTCGATACATCTGCTCCTGCAAACGTTGGTAACTTTGATGTCAGAGGTACCGGTAAACTCGGAATCGGTGCAATTGAAGGTCCAAGAGGAATGGACGTTCACATGGCTCAAGTAGGCGAAAACGGTAAAACTGAATTCTACAGCGCTTTAGTCCCAACAACCTGGAACATTCCAACTATGGGGCCTGCAACCGAAGGATTCCACCATGAATTTGGGCCACACGTAATAAGAGGATACGACCCTTGTCTGTCTTGTGCTACACACATGATAGTAATAGACGACGAAGACAAGAGTGTCTTAAAAGACGAAATGGTCAGATTATAA
- the frhD gene encoding coenzyme F420-reducing hydrogenase, FrhD protein, with protein sequence MPYDAEILVVGCGNVLFEDDGFGPAVITALQEYFKDHELPENTMLVDAGTSAPHFIFSLPHESWKKLIVVDVVESRAEPGTVRRFEVTELPEGRYTDAHSWSVEEPLHELSKKCEVFVIGCQPESISAPDVKMSLTESVENAIPKAMEIILKEIGV encoded by the coding sequence ATGCCATACGATGCGGAGATTTTAGTAGTTGGCTGCGGAAATGTCCTTTTCGAAGATGACGGATTTGGACCAGCAGTAATAACGGCCTTACAGGAATATTTCAAGGATCATGAACTTCCAGAAAACACGATGTTAGTAGACGCAGGGACTAGTGCACCACATTTTATATTTTCTCTTCCACATGAATCATGGAAGAAGCTTATAGTAGTAGATGTGGTTGAATCTAGAGCTGAACCAGGGACAGTACGGAGATTTGAGGTAACAGAGCTTCCAGAGGGACGATATACCGATGCACATTCATGGTCGGTGGAAGAACCTTTACATGAATTAAGTAAAAAATGCGAAGTTTTCGTAATTGGATGCCAGCCAGAGTCTATCTCTGCCCCTGATGTTAAAATGAGTTTAACTGAAAGTGTGGAAAATGCCATTCCCAAGGCCATGGAAATCATTTTAAAGGAAATAGGGGTTTAG
- the frhG gene encoding coenzyme F420 hydrogenase subunit gamma, producing MLARIKKFLGMEAKPAEEKEVPMEEKKVASNEEVEKVAEEKPKPRIGYIHLSGCTGDVMSLTENYDILAPLLTEMVDIVYGQTLVDRWDIPEMDIALVEGSVCLQDEHSLHELKEVREKAGLVVAYGSCAATGCFTRYSRGGQQAQPAHESFVPIADVVKVDLAIPGCPPSPEIIAKTVVAVLNGDMDYLQPMMDLVGYTEACGCDLQLKVVNQALCIACGTCAMACQTRALDMTNGRPELNEDRCVKCGICYTQCPRSWWPMERIKKDTGL from the coding sequence ATGTTAGCCCGAATTAAAAAATTTTTAGGAATGGAAGCTAAACCGGCGGAAGAAAAAGAAGTGCCAATGGAAGAAAAAAAAGTAGCTTCAAACGAGGAGGTTGAAAAAGTGGCTGAAGAGAAACCTAAACCAAGAATTGGATACATCCACTTGAGCGGGTGTACAGGAGATGTAATGTCGTTGACTGAAAATTACGACATTTTAGCACCTTTACTCACTGAAATGGTGGATATAGTATACGGACAAACACTGGTAGACCGATGGGACATACCAGAAATGGACATAGCCTTAGTAGAAGGATCTGTATGTCTTCAAGATGAACACAGTTTACATGAACTAAAAGAAGTTCGTGAAAAGGCAGGATTAGTAGTTGCTTACGGTTCCTGTGCTGCAACAGGTTGTTTCACCAGATATTCAAGAGGTGGACAGCAAGCACAGCCAGCTCACGAATCATTCGTGCCAATAGCAGATGTTGTTAAAGTTGATTTGGCAATCCCAGGATGCCCACCATCACCAGAAATCATCGCTAAAACAGTTGTTGCTGTACTTAACGGTGATATGGACTACTTACAACCAATGATGGATCTTGTTGGCTACACCGAAGCATGTGGATGTGATTTACAACTTAAAGTAGTAAACCAGGCATTATGTATAGCATGTGGAACCTGTGCAATGGCCTGTCAGACACGTGCACTTGACATGACAAACGGTAGACCAGAACTAAATGAGGACAGATGTGTAAAATGTGGTATATGTTACACTCAGTGCCCAAGAAGCTGGTGGCCAATGGAAAGAATTAAAAAGGATACTGGATTATAG
- the frhB gene encoding coenzyme F420 hydrogenase subunit beta — translation MVLGTYKEALSARSTDKQIQKISQDGGIVSALLSFALDEKIIDGAVVSGPGKDMWKPEPMVAMSSDEILAAAGTKYTFSPNVFMLKQAARQYGLEKIGTVAIPCQTMGIRKMQSYPFGVRFVADKIALLLGIYCMENFPFASLQTFISEKMGVSPELVEKMDIGKGKFWIYTADDELSIPLKETHGYEQSGCKVCLDYVAELADLSTGSVGSPDGWSTVLTRTDAGENVFKLAVDAGLIETKPMADVKPGLGLLEKLAKDKKTKNQKTIDERIAMGLPVPYKASTEKEDPLANY, via the coding sequence ATGGTATTAGGAACATATAAAGAAGCACTCTCTGCAAGATCAACCGATAAACAGATCCAGAAAATTTCACAGGACGGAGGAATTGTATCAGCTCTCCTATCATTTGCTCTTGATGAGAAAATTATAGATGGTGCAGTTGTATCCGGACCTGGAAAAGACATGTGGAAACCAGAACCAATGGTTGCTATGTCATCTGATGAAATTTTAGCTGCAGCAGGTACCAAATATACATTTTCACCAAATGTATTCATGCTGAAACAAGCTGCAAGACAATACGGTCTTGAAAAAATTGGTACTGTAGCAATTCCATGTCAGACCATGGGTATAAGGAAAATGCAGTCATATCCATTTGGTGTAAGATTTGTCGCAGACAAAATTGCATTACTTTTAGGTATATACTGTATGGAAAACTTCCCATTTGCATCTCTCCAGACATTCATCTCAGAGAAAATGGGAGTTAGCCCAGAACTAGTCGAAAAAATGGACATAGGTAAAGGTAAATTCTGGATATACACAGCAGACGACGAATTAAGCATTCCACTCAAAGAAACACACGGATACGAACAGAGCGGATGTAAAGTTTGTCTTGACTACGTTGCAGAATTAGCTGACCTTTCAACAGGTTCAGTAGGTTCTCCAGACGGCTGGTCAACAGTACTTACCCGTACTGACGCTGGTGAAAACGTATTTAAACTTGCCGTTGACGCAGGTTTAATCGAAACCAAACCTATGGCTGATGTAAAACCAGGTCTCGGTCTCTTAGAAAAGCTTGCAAAAGACAAAAAAACCAAGAATCAAAAAACAATTGATGAAAGGATCGCAATGGGATTACCAGTCCCATACAAAGCAAGCACAGAAAAAGAAGACCCACTTGCAAACTACTAA
- a CDS encoding tetratricopeptide repeat protein — MDIITLLGAMCLAYGGMLILYYRLRTTEKRKELSYLMLNGIKNMRRGNLDKALIYFDKAYEYTIETNNMEEMADALYNIGIIYKEKGEMDSAVEYLNSAQSVYDELHDKDGSKKVTTVTQSIR, encoded by the coding sequence ATGGACATAATTACACTTTTAGGGGCAATGTGCCTTGCTTACGGTGGTATGTTAATCCTGTATTATAGGTTACGTACAACCGAAAAACGAAAAGAATTATCTTACCTTATGTTAAATGGAATAAAAAACATGCGCCGTGGTAATTTAGATAAAGCGTTAATATATTTTGATAAGGCGTATGAATATACCATTGAAACAAATAACATGGAAGAAATGGCGGATGCACTTTATAATATTGGTATAATATACAAAGAAAAAGGGGAAATGGACAGCGCAGTAGAATACCTGAACAGTGCACAAAGTGTATATGATGAACTACATGATAAAGATGGTAGTAAAAAAGTAACAACCGTCACACAATCAATTCGATAA
- the map gene encoding type II methionyl aminopeptidase, producing MIDMYKKSGKIASKIRKDAVNYVKEDMKVLDLVEFVENEIVERGGNIAFPCNVSVNEITAHYTSPAGDENTIKSGDVVKIDLGVHIDGYIADTAVSVLVGEDMHEELREKHENMILASQEGLENGISSIRAGVEIGKVGEIIEKTINDRGFNVVSNLTGHSMDQWILHAGLSMPNIKENNPHKLEEGDVLAIEPFATDGIGRVTDMNETYIFKFLRDRPMRLVHARRALKIIKEEYKSLPFSGRWLTSHLSEHHLNAAMRMLISSRAVYPYHVLREKSNAVVAQSEHTVIVESDGCTVITE from the coding sequence ATGATTGATATGTACAAAAAATCTGGAAAAATAGCATCAAAAATTAGGAAAGATGCAGTAAACTATGTAAAAGAAGACATGAAAGTTTTAGACCTTGTAGAATTCGTTGAAAATGAAATTGTAGAGCGTGGGGGAAATATTGCATTTCCATGCAATGTTTCTGTAAATGAGATAACTGCCCATTACACATCTCCTGCTGGCGACGAAAATACAATTAAATCTGGAGATGTAGTTAAAATTGATTTAGGTGTACACATAGATGGATACATCGCAGACACTGCAGTAAGCGTACTTGTCGGCGAAGATATGCATGAAGAACTGCGTGAAAAACATGAAAACATGATACTCGCATCCCAGGAAGGGCTTGAAAATGGAATAAGCTCTATAAGAGCAGGTGTAGAAATCGGAAAAGTTGGAGAAATCATAGAAAAAACCATAAACGATAGGGGATTTAACGTTGTATCTAATTTAACAGGCCATAGTATGGACCAATGGATACTTCATGCAGGGCTCTCAATGCCAAACATCAAGGAGAATAATCCACATAAATTAGAAGAAGGAGATGTTCTAGCCATAGAACCATTTGCAACCGACGGTATTGGAAGAGTTACAGATATGAACGAAACATACATATTCAAATTCTTAAGAGACAGACCCATGAGATTAGTTCATGCAAGAAGAGCCTTAAAAATTATAAAAGAAGAATATAAAAGTTTACCATTTTCAGGAAGATGGCTTACAAGTCATTTAAGTGAACATCATTTAAATGCAGCAATGAGGATGTTAATTTCATCAAGAGCAGTCTATCCATATCATGTACTTAGAGAAAAAAGCAATGCAGTTGTTGCACAGTCAGAACATACTGTTATTGTTGAAAGTGATGGTTGCACCGTAATTACGGAATAA